One segment of Plasmodium relictum strain SGS1 genome assembly, chromosome: 3 DNA contains the following:
- the SEC24B gene encoding protein transport protein Sec24B, putative, translated as MNNPSIRKETENFCSFSNKNLSSINLNTTKCNKFVKNEKKSSEKLENNNNNNNLNNYSNNYFSYDKSIEKINQNVEFNKLNEEIPLKTNNNFYSHNISDIYMNSLTTSNYCLSKDISSKVNLDENLKRESKLNNEDKITNISNNYNISINLLNNNECINTFNNSNTNDKIIQNKKEMTEKKNVNSYFSSFDKLKNNEEKINYSYNNLISRDNERNLKAEDYQINRISELELKNNLNTSFVKVSECNIMDNNLIKEAEGRHLVSSSAYNNCQNNNINKYMDNNIDNIYKNIKQFEKNKNDINKNLTYDNLKSDKQGIDDEKKNSNNNGISELKNVDSFETENYKESIKLQNISKIGINNYNIMESSINQKESKSNLKHDLMDNKQNSSINVVFNNTSVNSKYINNSSVRDIYKNHLKIDEMNGANTLKNKEKNITHSINENNNVSIEYENELSIYKNNCREVNNYEASKINGKNINNVSECSKNNIYNINNIPSKINHNFNDNIMQNNMNFLNKEKMNDQVNDPLNKINYNICNAMQNKLVNEPGCIANNINNQVNNNRINHQMHFEMIDKQVYDNMNNFELYNSNKNNNNNNNNNNNNNNNNNNNNNNNNNNNNDNDNDINNEMLNNDTNNKIYNNDANNQICNKINYQRLFDNNDNNNNRVYTNVDNKAYNNMDNIAYNNMNNQVYNNMNNQIYNNMNNQVYNNTNNQIYNNMNNQVYNNTNNQAYNNVDNKVYNNADNKLYNNEDNRTYNNGDIRPYSNVDNNIYNNMNNTLAYYNYNYNPNGTKESNNYNYYNNNINNELTSKQNNNLYLGNAVKTGEYNLDSKHEENELEEEKELNKKKNEVYEDEKESSSDENSSNNENSIIDKGEVYTLIKKTLNRIDMNKIPRPIINFYDKKNKRNLKVFETCKYISPPSFFQPYISIDTGKADPRFIKSTLYQVPLFSETLKLSKIPFGVIVNPFACLNEGEVDKIDMKDVINDKEENIEILRCPKCFSYLHATILEDLSKSKNCVFCETQFFINENVLFDIYQYNEKINQRENENYGRISPLLKGSVDILLPPIYFNNYNSIKLSYTYLNKNINQTATMITNKIKSITKQISNSLVTYDMKGSGKQKMNNTFNETSETNKIVSNNFCTDPSQSNEEIINNINFNFNEIKNMINEKKESEEYKFKRDNILSKYPQIKKCLPPYFVFVVECSYNAVYSNITHTILEGIRYAVQNTKCDKTKIAIITFNSAIHFYNCKKNNNNNQVIVMSDIDNPFIPLPLNDLFFGCIEDLDKINNLIDVIKSITSTMQSYGSCGNSALKVAIDMLKERNGAGNICMFYTSTPNCGTGAITELKRDFQENMSEVKQKIFYDSLLLDLYSYNISVDTFIISSNNIHICVPSLQYIAQNTGGKILFIEHFVWQKDYKEIYMNIKDTLTSEDIAYFCELKLRYSQYITVKNLFCCNNNFNSIISVDTIKIPKIRYDHTFAFLFNYSDMLETKKQLYIQCACIYTNLNGDRFVRLHTTHMNLTTSLSTVFRYTDAEALMNLLIKQLCTNILHNDNYSKIIIDNLADILFSYRVNCASSAHSGQLILPDTLKLLPLFVSSLLKHNVVKKEVLHDLKVYSLIKLLSSPIISSLLYVYPITYLIHMKGRENEIDSMDIDDEIFLPRTIPTSAEKIYSNGIYLIDACTHFYLYFGYHSDMDFTIEIIGEIPTEQNYHELSLTDSINAKKIQRIILNITRIYHFNKYIPLVVVAPKSSQESHLISLCVEDKVDKEYSYVNFLCFIHKLVHKKIDES; from the exons atgaaCAACCCTTCAATAAGAAAAGAAACTGAAAATTTTTGCAGTTTTtcaaacaaaaatttatcaagtataaatttaaatacaaccaaatgtaataaatttgttaaaaatgaaaaaaaatcttcTGAAAAACTagaaaacaataataataataataatttaaataattactcAAATAACTATTTTTCATATGATAAAAgcatagaaaaaattaaccAGAATGtagaatttaataaattaaacgAAGAAATACCATTAAAaactaataataatttttattctcaCAATATTTCTGATATATACATGAATTCATTAACTACATCGAATTATTGTTTAAGTAAAGATATTTCTTCAAAAGTAAATTTAGATGAAAATCTCAAAAGAGAAAGCAAATTGAATAACGaagataaaataacaaatatatcaaataattataatatatctataaatttattaaacaaTAATGAATGTATAAACAcatttaataattcaaatacaaatgataaaataatacaaaataaaaaggaaatgacagaaaaaaaaaatgtaaactCTTATTTTAGTAGttttgataaattaaaaaataatgaagaaaaaataaattacagTTATAATAACTTAATCTCTAGAGATAATGAAAGAAATTTAAAGGCAGAAGACTATCAAATTAATAGAATATCTGAGCtcgaattaaaaaataatttgaataCTTCTTTTGTAAAAGTATCAGAATGTAATATCAtggataataatttaataaaagaagcGGAAGGTAGGCATTTAGTAAGTAGTAGCGCTTATAATAACTgtcaaaataataatattaataaatatatggataataatattgataacatatataaaaatataaaacaatttgaaaaaaataaaaatgatataaataaaaatttaacgTATGATAACTTAAAAAGTGATAAGCAAGGCATcgatgatgaaaaaaaaaacagtaaTAATAATGGAATAAGTGAACTGAAAAATGTGGATTCCTTTGAAactgaaaattataaagaaagtataaaattacaaaatatttctaaaatAGGTATAaacaattataatataatggAGAGTTCAATCAATCAAAAAGAAAGTAAAAGTAATTTAAAGCATGATTTAATGGATAATAAGCAAAACAGTTCAATTAATGTCGTTTTTAATAATACTTCTGTCAatagtaaatatattaataatagctCAGTAAGggatatttataaaaatcattTGAAAATTGATGAAATGAATGGAGCAAATaccttaaaaaataaagaaaaaaatataactcatagtataaatgaaaataataatgttagTATAGAATATGAAAATGAGTTATcaatttataaaaacaatTGCAGAGAagtaaataattatgaagCATCTAAAATAAATGGTAAGAACATCAATAATGTATCTGAATGCagcaaaaataatatatataatataaataatataccTAGTAAAATTAAccataattttaatgataacATAATGCAAAACAATATgaactttttaaataaagaaaaaatgaatgaCCAAGTTAATGATCcattgaataaaataaattataatatatgcAACGCTATGCAAAATAAATTAGTGAATGAACCAGGTTGTATagcaaataatataaataatcagGTTAATAATAACAGGATTAATCATCAAATGCATTTTGAGATGATTGATAAGCAAGTATATGATAATATGAATAACTTTGAGTtatataatagtaataaaaataataataataataataataataataataataataataataataataataataataataataataataataataataataatgataatgataatgatattaataatgaaatgcTTAATAATGatacaaataacaaaatatataataatgatgCAAATAATCaaatatgtaataaaataaattatcaaaGGCTAtttgataataatgataataataataatagagtCTATACTAATGTGGATAATAAAGCATATAATAATATGGATAATATAgcatataataatatgaataatcaagtatataataatatgaataatcaaatatataataatatgaataatcaagtatataataatacaaataatcaaatatataataatatgaataatcaagtatataataatacaaataatcAAGCATATAATAATGTAGATAATAAAGTATACAACAATGcagataataaattatataataatgaagataaCCGTACATATAATAATGGGGATATTCGACCATATAGCAATgtagataataatatatataataatatgaataatacacttgcatattataattataattacaaTCCAAACGGAACTAAGGAatcaaataattataattattacaataacaacataaataatgaattaactAGTAAACAAAATAACAACTTATACTTAGGAAATGCTGTTAAAACTGGAGAATATAATTTAGATTCAAAGCATGAGGAAAATGAATtggaagaagaaaaagaattgaataaaaaaaaaaatgaagtatatgaagatgaaaaagaaagTTCGAGTGATGAAAATTCaagtaataatgaaaattctaTAATAGACAAGGGGGAAGTATACAccttaattaaaaaaacctTAAATCGCATAGACATGAATAAGATTCCTAGAcctataattaatttttatgataaaaagaataaaagaaACCTAAAAGTTTTTGAAACGTGCAAGTATATTTCTCCTCCTTCTTTTTTTCAGCCATATATATCTATTGATACTGGCAAGGCAGATCCTCGCTTTATTAAAAGTACTTTATATCAAGTTCCATTATTTTCAGAAACATTAAAATTATCTAAAATACCATTTGGTGTTATAGTAAATCCCTTTGCATGTTTAAATGAAGGAGAAGTAGATAAAATTGATATGAAAGATGTTATAAATGacaaagaagaaaatatagaGATATTAAGGTGCCCTAAATGTTTTAGTTATTTGCATGCAACTATATTGGAGGATTTATCAAAATCAAAAAATTGTGTTTTTTGCGAAacacaattttttattaacgaGAATGTATTATTCGATATATATCAATATAATGAGAAGATAAATCAaagagaaaatgaaaattatggAAGAATTTCTCCATTATTAAAAGGTAGTGTAGATATTTTGTTACCTCCAATAtactttaataattataatagtaTAAAATTATCCTATACTTATTTAAACAAAAACATTAATCAAACAGCTACTATgataacaaataaaataaagtcaATAACGAAACAAATATCAAATTCATTGGTTACTTATGATATGAAAGGATCTGGTaaacaaaaaatgaataatacatTTAATGAGACATCAGAAACTAACAAGATAGtatcaaataatttttgcACCGATCCATCTCAAAGTAAcgaagaaataataaataacataaattttaattttaatgaaataaaaaatatgataaatgaaaaaaaagaatctgaggaatataaatttaaaagagaTAATATATTATCAAAGTATCCCCAAATTAAGAAATGCTTACCTCCTTATTTTGTATTTGTCGTAGAATGCTCTTATAATGCAGTATATAGTAATATAACTCATACCATATTAGAAGGAATTAGATATGCAGTACAAAATACTAAATGtgataaaacaaaaattgcTATCATTACATTTAACAGTGCAATACACTTTtataattgtaaaaaaaataataacaataaccAAGTAATTGTAATGAGTGATATAGATAATCCCTTTATTCCTTTACcattaaatgatttattttttggaTGCATAGAAGACTTAGACAAAATTAATAACTTGATAGATGTCATTAAGTCAATTACAAGTACAATGCAATCATACGGCTCATGTGGAAATAGTGCTTTGAAGGTTGCCATCGATATgctaaaagaaagaaatggaGCTGGGAATATTTGTATGTTCTATACATCTACTCCAAATTGTGGAACTGGAGCAATAACAGAGTTAAAAAGAGATTTTCAAGAAAATATGTCAGAggtaaaacaaaaaattttttacgaTTCGTTATTATTAGatttatattcttataaTATTAGCGTAGatacatttattatttcatcaAATAATATTCACATTTGTGTACCCTCCTTACAATATATTGCGCAAAATACAGGaggaaaaatattatttattgaaCATTTTGTATGGCAAAAAGactataaagaaatatacaTGAATATAAAGGATACTCTAACATCAGAAGATATAGCTTATTTTTGTGAATTAAAATTACGATATTCTCAATATATAACAGTAAAGAATTTATTTTGTTGCaacaataattttaattcaatAATTAGTGTTGATACTATTAAAATTCCCAAAATAAGATATGACCATACCTttgcatttttatttaattattctgACATGttagaaacaaaaaaacagTTGTACATTCAATGTGCATGCATCTATACAAATTTAAATGGAGATCGTTTCGTTCGTTTGCATACAACTCATATGAATTTGACTACTTCCTTAAGCACTGTTTTCAGATATACTGATGCTGAAGCattaatgaatttattaattaaacaATTATGTACaaatattttacataatGATAATTATTCAAAGATAATAATAGATAATTTAGctgatattttattttcttatagAGTAAAT tgtgCCTCTTCTGCTCATTCAGGTCAACTAATTTTGCCTGatacattaaaattattacctCTTTTTGTATCTTCTTTACTGAAACACAATGTTGTGAAGAAAGAAGTTTTACATGATTTAAAAGTATACAgtttaataaaattgttGTCTTCACCAATCATTTCATCTCTTTTGTATGTGTATCCTATTACATATTTAATTCACATGAAAGGAAGGGAAAATGAAATTGATTCGATGGATATAGATGATGAGATATTTCTTCCTAGAACAATACCAACAAGTGcagaaaaaatttattcaaatggaatatatttaatagatGCTTGTACccatttttatctttactTTGGATATCATTCCGATATGGATTTTACGATAGaa attatAGGAGAGATACCAACAGAGCAAAATTACCATGAATTAAGTTTGACAGATAGTATTAATGCAA AGAAAATTCAACGTATAATTCTTAACATAACTAGAATATATCATTTCAATAAATATATCCCATTAGTTGTAGTTGCACcaaa atCTAGTCAAGAATCACATTTAATATCATTATGTGTCGAAGACAAAGTTGATAAGGAATATAGCTATGTAAATTTCTTATGTTTTATTCATAAATTagtacataaaaaaattgatgaatcataa
- a CDS encoding ATP-dependent RNA helicase, putative has translation MKNYLYINHLKKFIENENLTVPNFENLTEEENEEKDNKKLEEVRSTLSSNCRIVKIEDEEIEISKWNSLKNTKINEFIINSLNDKFHFKTLLPCQNCILPYLLLYKNGSSSLINGDIYIEVPTGLGKTLCYIISILDYFLCKTDSKLYCLILTATEELVNQILTVIRNFGINNLICKSLNINMFNSNIYFDEFIDNDDSFKDCNIIVTTTNKFEMLFYSNEDMFKHLKFLVIDEVDKILSFNKSNISSIVNSLTNIVEKYQNTTNNLYKPKYFLQKILVSATLCKVSDKIMSLNLYRPIFFYYILNYKRNEEFYLYTKNKYYKLYFLIKLITDIQNKSDLNMLIFCDNDESSHNLFRYLTIYFSYTNEKYYSIKEYSRNLSNKRRKRILNEFLNKKLNILICTDSISRGLDTVNLNYVINYDMPKYYNILTHRIGRLGRYNSNKGNVYHFIKKKEKAIMNKSAKQRNIKLVEQMRFKKSKLIDIKKNILHLKPLIKNIIKMENREIIKCHKYYSYEDLIRINLQ, from the exons atgaaaaattatttatacataaatCATCTGAAAAAGTTtattgaaaatgaaaatttaacaGTTCCTAATTTTGAAAACTTAACTGAGGAAGAAAATGAggaaaaagataataaaaagttaGAAGAGGTAAGAAGTACTTTAAGTTCTAATTGCAGAATAGTTAAAATAGAAGATgaagaaatagaaatttCAAAATGGAATTCGTTAAAAAATAccaaaataaatgaatttattataaattcttTGAATGATAAATTTCATTTCAAAACATTATTACCTTGCCAAAATTGCATTTTACCATATttgttattatataaaaatggatCAAGTTCTTTAATTAATGGTGATATTTATATTGAAGTCCCAACTGGTCTTGGTAAAACATTATGTTATATAATTTCAATACTAGATTATTTCTTATGCAAAACAGATAGCAAATTATATTGTCTTATTTTGACAGCCACAGAAGAATTAGTTAATCAAATATTAACGGTTATTAGAAATTTTGGAATAAACAATTTAATATGTAAaagtttaaatataaatatgtttaattctaatatttattttgatgAATTTATCGATAATGATGATTCTTTTAAAGATTGCAATATTATTGTAACAACTACTAACAAATTTGAAATGTTATTTTATAGCAATGAAGATATGTTtaaacatttaaaatttttagttaTAGATGAAGTAGATAAAATTTtgtcttttaataaaagtaatataagTAGTATAGTTAATTCTTTAACAAATATTGTagaaaaatatcaaaatacaactaataatttatataaaccaaaatattttcttcaaaaaattttagtttCTGCTACTTTATGTAAAGTTTCTGATAAAATAATgtctttaaatttatataggcctatatttttttattacatattaaattataaaagaaatgaagaattttatttatatactaaaaataaatactataagctttactttttaattaaacTAATTACAgatattcaaaataaaa gTGATTTGAATATGTTAATTTTCTGTGACAACGATGAATCATCACACAACTTATTCAGATATTTAACAATTTATTTTAGTTATACTAATGAAAAGTATTATAGTATAAAAGAGTATAGTCGtaatttatcaaataaaagaagaaaaagaattctcaatgaatttttaaataaaaaattgaatatcTTAATATGTACGGATTCTATTTCAAGAGGTTTGGATACagttaatttaaattatgttataaattatgatATGCCCAAATATTACAATATTTTAACGCATAGAATTGGAAGATTAGGAag atataatagtaataaaggAAATGTGTATCattttattaagaaaaaggaaaaggcTATTATGAATAAGTCGGCTAAgcaaagaaatattaaattagtTGAACAAAtgagatttaaaaaaagtaaattaatcgatataaaaaagaacatattacatttaaaaccactaattaaaaatataataaaaatggaaaatagAGAGATAATAAAATGTCACAAATATTATAGTTATGAAGATTTGATTAGAATAAATCttcaataa
- a CDS encoding ag-1 blood stage membrane protein homologue, putative has product MLGTNFILNFFKNKFNDLSKKCFTCIIRSYKRACPHISDFEPFASMYYFSGLHNYRTFYLLIRITEIFNINKYKKIYIIFSTDKYDFKTDEITTNKKNRIHTDQRVDIKIRQCDETLNVNLFTTKLTKKIHIGEIKIDINSSIVMKSFPKNQWFVCFKDGQEICKVQMSFYKIQKYACPNECMLIQDGLEIWKNSSKNLGENKKKINFQDIHKNFDDDDENLSIIDIDTDINDISLMQKLRLISFVLEQEIYVFDFYAYVPKYMSAKEIMGEWFLCFLCFKNNKEDETINIETIIERNIHRDINIPLFSIHRIVIDNKDNTNASIIYSYEDVRYNLCIHSKKHLSYIIDAITLFTNELKILKESYGEKLELRKNRIMQETNMKKLIGKRRVSSPRFRRSLPKSTNKMINEMYLEKSSSNEIKEKKEFIKDEFTKNNDKNEIENNRGAYNYKI; this is encoded by the exons atgctTGGTACtaactttattttaaatttttttaaaaacaaatttaatgatttatcaaaaaaatgcTTTACGTGCATTATAAGAAGTTATAAAAGAGCATGCCCTCATATAAGTGATTTTGAGCCATTTG CTTCTATGTATTATTTCAGCGGTTTACATAATTATAGGACtttctatttattaataaggATAActgaaatatttaatataaataaatataaaaaaatatatattatatttagtaCAGATAAATATGATTTTAAAACTGACg aaATTACTactaataagaaaaatagaaTACATACTGATCAAAGAGTGGATATAAAAATTAGACAGTGTGATGAAACTTTAAATGTTAATTTATTTACAACAAAacttacaaaaaaaattcatataggagaaataaaaatagatatcAACTCAAGTATTGTTATGAAATCGTTTCCTAAAAATCAATg GTTCGTATGTTTTAAGGATGGGCAAGAAATTTGTAAAGTACAAATGTCcttttataaaa ttCAAAAATATGCATGTCCTAATGAGTGTATGCTGATACAAGATGGTCTTGAAATATGGAAGAATAGCTCAAAAAACTTAggtgaaaataaaaagaaaattaactTTCAAGATATTCATAAAAACTTTGATGATGACGACGAAAATCTATCTATCATAGATATTGATaca gatataaatgatataagTTTAATGCAAAAATTGAGATTAATAAGTTTTGTTTTAGAACAagaaatatatgtatttgaTTTTTACGCGTATGTACCTAAATATATGTCTGCAAAAGAGATAATGG GTGAATGGTTTTTATGTTTCCTCtgctttaaaaataataaagaagatGAAACAATTAATATTGAAACAATAATAGAAAGAAATATACATAGAGATATAAATATTCCATTGTTTAGTATACATAGGATAGTTATtgataataaagataatacaAATGCCAgtattatatattcatatgaAGATGTAAGATATAATTTATGTATTCATTCTAAAAAGCATCTTTCTTATATTATTGATGCTATAACACTTTTTACAAATGaa ttaaaaattttaaaagaatctTATGGTGAAAAATTAGAATTACgcaaaaatagaataatgCAAGAGactaatatgaaaaaattaatag ggAAAAGAAGAGTATCATCTCCTAGATTTCGTCGTAGTTTACCAAAAAGTACaaataaaatgataaatgAAATGTATTTAGAGAAAAGTAGTTCTAATGAGattaaagagaaaaaagaatttatcaAGGAtgaatttacaaaaaataatgataaaaatgaaatagaaaataacaGAGGTgcatataattataaaatataa
- a CDS encoding 6-cysteine protein, putative produces MNIYILYALLLCIKQFSAYPENHVCDFTKEENLIKHSNNKICEINAKPFDILTFICPKHAGTKCFHSVSLYNDTKNLNRSVISINTILYGSIAYENNLIVSPAVIKNQTFHCFCDLQTDEENKVLPVEVKEEKKEKGKEEKEKKEEEEQIIEEEEQINENDQRALDKVNKLVNNIQKKNEQQQQDNEEVVLEEPQLVVKKSTHKYGIMKVVVSKNSYKISGCDFGVAFSDHFTKPFPLEKHNGGRVCRIEAKPGDFVGFKCIYDTHGSTEPNNCFDNVFYNNTSTNLKDIMPGYISYGSTENNYYAYYLQLPHFIQSDYTIQCKCRSTQHEFDNYIFELNVKGGESGIIKKSFRS; encoded by the coding sequence atgaatatatatatattatatgcCTTACTATTATGCATAAAGCAATTTTCTGCTTACCCAGAAAATCATGTCTGTGATTTtacaaaagaagaaaatttaattaaacattcaaataataaaatttgcgAAATAAATGCCAAACCATTTGATATATTAACTTTTATATGCCCCAAACATGCTGGAACAAAATGTTTTCATAGTGTAAGTTTATATAATGATACGAAAAATCTAAATAGATCAGTAATATCGATAAATACTATATTATACGGATCAATAGCTTATGAAAATAATCTTATAGTATCACCAGCagttataaaaaatcaaACATTCCATTGTTTTTGTGATTTACAAAcggatgaagaaaataaagtatTACCAGTAGAAGTAAAAGAagagaaaaaggaaaaagggAAAGaggaaaaagagaaaaaggaAGAAGAGGAGCAAATAATAGAAGAAGAAGAgcaaataaatgaaaatgatcaAAGAGCATTAGATAAGGTGAACAAGCTTGTaaataatatacaaaaaaaaaatgaacaacAACAACAAGATAATGAAGAGGTGGTTTTAGAGGAACCACAACTTGTTGTAAAAAAATCAACACATAAATATGGAATTATGAAAGTTGTTGTTTCTAAAAATTCTTATAAAATAAGTGGATGTGATTTCGGTGTTGCCTTCTCTGATCATTTTACAAAACCATTTCCTTTAGAGAAACATAATGGTGGTAGAGTTTGTAGGATTGAAGCAAAACCTGGTGATTTTGTAGGATTTAAATGTATTTATGATACCCATGGTTCTACTGAGCCAAACAACTGTTTTGATaatgttttttataataatacaaGTACCaatttaaaagatattatgCCAGGATACATTTCCTATGGAAGTACAGAGAATAATTATTATGCTTATTATTTACAATTGCCTCATTTTATACAAAGTGATTACACTATTCAATGCAAATGTAGATCAACTCAGCATGAATTTGATAATTACATTTTTGAATTGAATGTAAAAGGAGGGGAAAGTggcattataaaaaaatccTTCAgaagttaa